One Lytechinus variegatus isolate NC3 chromosome 11, Lvar_3.0, whole genome shotgun sequence DNA segment encodes these proteins:
- the LOC121424072 gene encoding G-protein coupled receptor GRL101-like has translation MTRLRELHLVELQIKQLHLDTFTGLPSLEKLSTDDYRLCCLFKNITCSVINPTPLDSCSRLTHNDVLSVAVWLIGFGALFGNFVVIFVRYREERHGRNYVQRLFVTNLAFADFLMGVYMVTIASVDIFYGKWYFLSAPIWRESQLCRWAGFVALLSSESSVFLLALITVDRFICIIFPFGTVRFRSTSARMGVGMVWSLSFTLSLAPLLTGLYNSDFYGLSDVCVGLPFNTYTERKGRIVYSSRDNIYQFIADEETEQRPYWLYSIALFLGVNFILLILIFFCYLLIFLQVRRSAKITGSERMKREMRMTIKMALIVGTDFCCWMPVIIMGILSQTGLIDLPVSLYAWVVVFVLPINSTVNPYLYSLVALCSHRKKDDFPMTGLSVNAISKIHH, from the exons TCACCTTGTTGAACTTCAGATAAAACAACTTCACTTGGACACATTTACTGGGTTACCATCCTTAGAGAAACT ATCTACCGATGACTATCGTTTGTGCTGTCTGTTCAAGAACATCACCTGTTCTGTCATCAACCCGACGCCTCTGGACTCCTGCTCTCGTTTGACGCACAACGATGTCCTCAGCGTAGCAGTGTGGCTCATTGGATTTGGAGCGCTCTTCGGCAACTTTGTTGTCATATTCGTTCGCTATAGAGAGGAGAGGCACGGCAGAAACTACGTACAAAGGCTGTTCGTCACCAACTTGGCCTTTGCTGATTTTCTGATGGGTGTGTACATGGTGACAATTGCTTCTGTTGATATTTTTTACGGCAAGTGGTACTTCCTTTCGGCACCAATCTGGCGTGAGTCTCAGCTCTGCCGATGGGCAGGGTTTGTGGCCTTGCTTTCAAGTGAAAGCTCTGTCTTCTTGCTTGCTCTCATCACCGTAGATCGCTTCATCTGCATCATATTTCCCTTCGGAACAGTCCGTTTCCGGTCTACATCAGCTCGGATGGGAGTTGGAATGGTGTGGAGTCTATCATTTACTCTCAGCCTGGCGCCACTCCTCACTGGCCTGTACAATTCGGACTTCTATGGTCTCTCAGATGTGTGCGTTGGGTTACCTTTCAATACATACACAGAAAGAAAGGGCCGCATCGTCTACTCATCACGCGACAACATTTACCAGTTCATCGCTGATGAGGAGACCGAACAACGTCCTTACTGGCTGTACTCTATCGCTCTTTTCCTAGGTGTTAATTTCATTCTTCTAATCCTCATCTTCTTTTGCTACTTGTTGATCTTTCTCCAAGTACGAAGGTCGGCCAAGATCACTGGATCAGAGAGAATGAAGCGAGAGATGCGCATGACCATTAAGATGGCGCTGATCGTCGGTACCGATTTTTGTTGTTGGATGCCAGTCATCATCATGGGAATCTTGTCTCAGACAGGACTGATCGACCTACCGGTATCCCTGTATGCATGGGTGGTGGTTTTTGTCTTACCGATTAACTCCACTGTAAACCCATACCTGTATTCATTGGTCGCTCTGTGCTCGCACAGGAAGAAGGATGATTTTCCGATGACAGGGCTCAGTGTGAACGCTATATCAAAAATTCATCACTAA